The Stigmatella ashevillena genomic sequence ATTTCGGTACCGTTTCCGAGTTCAAGGTCTATGTGTCCAGCCACGCTGGCGCCTATGTGACGTTCAACTCGTATGGTGATCACTTTGTCATCCAAGACACTGCCTCGGATGGGCACTCCGCCCTGGTTCAAATTGATGCGGCGAACCTCTCTGAGTGCTGGAATAACAATGGCGCAGGGACGACCGTGGACTGCAACCGCAACTTTACCGAAGGCATCAACATCCGCTTCCGTGCTTGCGTGGGCGAGTACACAACGAAAAATGTCATCGGCTGTTCGGCATGGAAGACGGCCAACACCACGAACTGAGTGTCACCCCGAGCTTGGCCTGATTTAGAGCGCCTAACAGAAGGCCCTCCGGAGGGGCATCTCCCCTCGGGAGAATTCTTCAAACCTTACTTTGCTCTTAGGGCTGAGGTGATTCCCCGGAACTGTCCTGACGGCCAGGAGGCAGAGGCTCACGGATGGCCCGAACGCGCAAATGGGCAGCCTCTCCAGAAGCCAGCGCATGAAACGAAAACTCAACCTCAATGCACTCAGGCACAGCCTGCTCCGTATCGCGCGATGGAAAGAGAGGAATGGAGATCTCTTTGCCATACCAATACCCAGGCGAAACCACCATGACATCCTCCTCCCTGAGCGGCTTCGCCAGCACATCCGCCACAATGAAGCCGGGCTTGCGTACCGTCCCGCACTCAGAGACCGTCTCCACATTCAGAGCGAAGCTCTCAATGAGCCGCTTATCCAGACAGAGTCCCCCCACAGCAGAAGTCAACAGCAAGCGCCCTGACAAACTCTCTCCATCGTAACGGACGTTCTGCAATTCCATCCCGGCACGTACAGAGCCTGTTTGACCAACAGCCGCTCCCTTCTCCTCGCAAATCTTGCCGACATCCAGTTGAGCAGGCTTGTTCCAGAACAAGAACGAGCCACCACAAGCCCCCAAACCCCAGAGCGCCACTGGAATGAAGAACAACCTCTTCATTCGCATCTCAAATCTCCATCGTCTGCAGGCACGCCCAAGCCCTGCCTGTGTCTCCACCCACAAGAGTGAGCCAATTCATGAACCATCGCCCTCGCGCGGCAATCACGAGACAAAGGCTCTTCGCACCAATTCACTTCGCTGACCGGCTTGCTGCAGCCAGTATCATCCGTCCGATAGACGTACCCGAGTGAAGTGATTCCTGTCGAATTGCGCTTCTTGCATTCAGCCTTGACGTGCTCACCACAATTGACCTTGATGCCCGCGCATTGCAGTTCGACACAGCTCCGGAGACACGTGTCTGTGATCTGCTGAGCCGCAGCTCGACACTCTTCGACGGTAGGTAGCTCGCGACAGGTCGGGTGCATGGGAGTGCCAACGTGAGCACATCCCTGCCCCACAAAAGAGCTGATCACCAAGACAACAAAGCGCTTTTCGAGGAATGTTGTAGGTAACACCTTTGCAAGGCTAGGGCAGTGTTGCTCTTCCGCTCAACCCCCAGCCTCAACCAGTGGATGGCACAGGGGTTGCAGGCGGACGCAGCGGCTCGGCCGGTATCTCTGGCGCCGCCACATGCCGCATCAGCGACTCGATGGGCTTGGACTCCGCCACCCGCCGCGCCAGCTCCAACAACACCATCTGGCTGCGCACGGGGGAGCCCGTCCGCTCCACCGGCACATACGTCCCGTCCCGCTGGAGCCGCCGGGCCTTCGCGTTGTCCCTCAACGCCACCCCCAGCACCTCGTCCAGCAGCCGCTGCCGCAAGTGCGGCTCTTCCACCGGGAACATCGTCTCGATGCGGCGCACAAAGTTCCGTGGCATCCAATCCGCGCTCGACGCCCAGACTTCCGCCTGAGCGCCTTCCCCGAACGCGAACACCCGGCTGTGCTCCAAAAACCGGTCCACCACGCTGGTGACCTGGATGTTCTCGCTCACCCCCGGCACCCCGGGCCTTAGGCAGCAGATGCCTCGCACCAGCAAGTCGATCCGCACCCCTGCCTGGCTCGCCGCGTACAACGCGCGGATAACGCTCGGGTCCACCAACGCGTTCATCTTCGCCACGATGCGCGAAGGCTCTCCCTTGCGCGCCTTGTCCGTTTCGCGCTGGATGAGCCCCAACACCTTCTCATGCAAGCCCATGGGCGCTACCGCCAGCCGCTTCCACTGGGGCGCCGTGGAATAGCCCGTGAGCATGTTGAAGAGCGCCGTCACGTCCTCGGCAATCTCCTGCCGCGCCGTGAAGAGCGACAGGTCCGTGTAAATCCTCGCCGTGGTCGGATTGTAATTGCCCGTGCCCAGGTGCACGTACCGGCGGATGCCATTGCCCTCTCGCCGCACCACCAGCGCCACCTTGCTGTGTGTCTTCAGGCCGATCAGCCCGTAGACGACGTGCACCCCGCTCTCCTCCATCCGCCGCGCCCAGGCGATGTTGTTCGCCTCGTCCAGCCGGGCTTTGATTTCCACCAACACCGCCACCTGCTTGCCGTTCTCCACCGCCCGCGTCAGCGCCCGGGCAATCGGGCTGTCCCCGCTGGTCCGGTACAGCGTCTGCTTGATGGCCAGCACGTTCGGGTCTTCCGCCGCCTCCTCCAGGAAGCGCACCACCGGATCAAACGCCTCATAGGGGTGGTGCAGGAGAATGTCCCGCTTGGCGATGAGGCTCAGCACCGGCTCCTCGTCCCTCAGCGCGGGCGGCATGGCCGGAACGAAGGGCTCCACCCGCAGCTCCGGCCGCGGGTCCAGCTCGGTCAGCGCCATCAGGTCCGAGGGCTGCAAGGGGCCGTGCAGCCGGTACACGTCCTGGCTTCCCAGCTTCAGCGCCCCCGTCAGCGCTGTCTCCAGCTCCACGCTGGCCGCCGTCTCCAACTCCAGCCGCACCGCCGCGCCCCGGTCCCGGCGGCGCAGCTCCTCCTGCAACGTGGAGAGCAGATCCGCGCTCTCCTCTTCATCCACGTTGAGGTCCCAGTTGCGGGTCACCCGGAAGGACGCCGAATGCTCCACCGCATAGCCCGGAAAGAGCTCGCCCGCGCACAGCGCGATGAGTTCCTCCAGAGGGAGCACCGCCAGCACCGTGCCCGAAGGCGCCGGCACCGGCGCGAGCCGACTGAGCACGCTGGGCACCTGCACCACCGCCAGCGACTTCTCCCGCGCGT encodes the following:
- the ppk1 gene encoding polyphosphate kinase 1 translates to MQEAVTVDLNDPQLFINRELSWLAFNERVLADVRDASLPIYERLKFFAITSSNLDEFFMVRVAGLKQQLASGVAETAADGMLPADQLVAISERVHTSAEEMYRLWREELLPKLASHGVAVLTRDKLTAEQKAAAKTFFTSSVFPALTPLAVDPGHPFPHLRNKSLNVAILLRREGPRRRRNAREKSLAVVQVPSVLSRLAPVPAPSGTVLAVLPLEELIALCAGELFPGYAVEHSASFRVTRNWDLNVDEEESADLLSTLQEELRRRDRGAAVRLELETAASVELETALTGALKLGSQDVYRLHGPLQPSDLMALTELDPRPELRVEPFVPAMPPALRDEEPVLSLIAKRDILLHHPYEAFDPVVRFLEEAAEDPNVLAIKQTLYRTSGDSPIARALTRAVENGKQVAVLVEIKARLDEANNIAWARRMEESGVHVVYGLIGLKTHSKVALVVRREGNGIRRYVHLGTGNYNPTTARIYTDLSLFTARQEIAEDVTALFNMLTGYSTAPQWKRLAVAPMGLHEKVLGLIQRETDKARKGEPSRIVAKMNALVDPSVIRALYAASQAGVRIDLLVRGICCLRPGVPGVSENIQVTSVVDRFLEHSRVFAFGEGAQAEVWASSADWMPRNFVRRIETMFPVEEPHLRQRLLDEVLGVALRDNAKARRLQRDGTYVPVERTGSPVRSQMVLLELARRVAESKPIESLMRHVAAPEIPAEPLRPPATPVPSTG